Part of the Vallitalea okinawensis genome, CGTTATAGCAAAGGCTAATTCAGTACGTTCTTCTTTCTCACTGAAAATCAGTGTAGCAATCATAACAAATCCGACTAATGTTGATTCAAATAGAATGAACAGAGGAATCATTGAATGATTAAAAGGTATATTAGGTTCAGAATTATAATCTTTTAATAATTGGACGGAGTATGCTCCCTCCCAAGACTCTTCATCACTCTCATACATTGTTTTCATTTGACGCCGAATGGACAGCTTATACAATTCAACCATAGACTTACTTTCATGCCCCTGTAAAATTAATTCTACTTCTGGTGTATCATTCATCAATGTCAAATAAACACCGACGCTGTTAATATTTGCTTCCATGGCTTCAATTATTGCATCCCTTGATTCTAATACCTGTTGATCATCTTCCAATAATGTTCCAAAGGAATCTAATACCTGCTGATCAACAGCAAAAAAAATGGTTGCTTGATGGCTCATATCTTCTGGTATTACAAAGCGAATAATAAGAGCGAACATAATTGCCGTTGCTATAATAACAGCTGTGAAATAGTTCTTACTACCTAGTATAAACTCCTTTTTTATGAGAGCTCTTATACGTGCTATCATTTATTCCAACCCCCTACCTGTAACGCGAAGAAAAACTTCTTCAAGAGTTGGCTCACCTGAATGAACCGTAAGAATCTCTTTCTCCATCATGATGTTATTTAATCGCTGTTTCTGATCTTGTTTATTCAGATGAAGATTTTCCTTCATAAGTCGATTATTTTCTTTATATTCCACAGCTACATATTGATCCCCATATTGTAATTTTAAATTCTTAGGTGTATCAATCATACTGATCTTTCCATCTACAATTAATGCCACTCTATCACACAATTCATCAGCAATATACATGTTGTGTGTTGTTAGGAAAATGGT contains:
- a CDS encoding ABC transporter permease; translated protein: MIARIRALIKKEFILGSKNYFTAVIIATAIMFALIIRFVIPEDMSHQATIFFAVDQQVLDSFGTLLEDDQQVLESRDAIIEAMEANINSVGVYLTLMNDTPEVELILQGHESKSMVELYKLSIRRQMKTMYESDEESWEGAYSVQLLKDYNSEPNIPFNHSMIPLFILFESTLVGFVMIATLIFSEKEERTELAFAITPGRIGELLVSKAVFIAVLGLVSCCIITIPTVGLKGSFSFVLLLVFVGNIFGSSIGLLIASFFKDLSKSMVWIILLSLILSAPMISYFVPAYNPTWLKIIPTYPLMYALKEAYFPTGNTSMIINTLGVFLLLDVVVFFITSQIFSRRLVKG